The following is a genomic window from Nitrospira sp..
GTTGCCGGGAGGGATGACGCGCGTGGCATTGCGGAAAGGCTCCCTTGTCGTGAATTCCTCTCAAGGCGGGGGAAACAAAGACACATGGGTCTTGTCTTGAACCCCGCATCCGACAGCGCATCCAAGGCCTCTCACGAGCCAGACAACCGGCTCGTCACGGAACGGGAGGCACCATGCTGAGCCGCGTTGCAAGCTCGATCTATTGGTTAAATCGCTACATCGAACGGGCGGAGAACTATGCCCGGTTCATCGAGGTTAACCTGAATCTTTCCCTCGATCTGCCGAGAGGCACCGCGGAGCAATGGGAACCGCTGGTCGCCACAACGGGCGATCACGAGGTTTTTGCCCAGCGATACGGCAAGGCAACGAAGGAGGCCGTGATTGAATTTCTCACGGCCGACGCGGCAAACCCCAACTCCATTCAGGCCTGCCTTGTCGCCGCGCGGGAAAATGCGCGGTCCGTCAGGGAAATTATCTCCACGGACATGTGGGAACAGGTCAATCGGTTTCACTTGATGGTCAAAGGCGCGGTGTCCAACGGGCTGACCAGCCAGAACCTCCACTCGTTTCTGTCCGACGTCAAATCCGCTAGCCACCTGTTTCTCGGCAGCACCGACGCGACCATGTCTCACGGCGAGGGCTGGCACTTTGCCCGGCTCGGCCGGCTTCTCGAACGGGCGGACAAGACCTCCCGTATTCTTGACGTGAAATATTTTATGCTCCTTCCCACTGTAGCCGAAGTCGGCACGCCTTTCGATATCATTCAGTGGGCCGCGCTCTTGAAATCGGCCAGCGCGCTCGACATGTACCACAAGCATTTCGGACGCATTTCACCGGACGGCGTGGCCAGATTCCTGATTCTCGATTCGACATTCCCGCGCGCGATCCGCTATTGCCTCATCAAGAGCGAGGACTCGCTGCATGCTATTTCTGGGTCTGAGCATAGGTCCTATCAGAACCATGCGGACAAGCGGCTGGGACGCCTTCGGGCCGAACTGGATTTCGGCGACGTCGAGGAAAGCCTTGCAGACGGCCTCCACGAGTTCTTAGATCATTTCCAGACCCAGCTCAATCAGGTCGGAAACAGCATTTTCGACACATTCTTTGCGCCTCGCCCGATTCACAGTACATTGACAGGAGCGGAGACCCAATGACTTTTTGTTTAGGCATGAAAGTAGAAGACGGCTTGGTAGGCATTGCCGACACTCGCGTCACCACCGGGGCTGAATGCATCACGGCTGGGAAAGTATCGATCCATCAGCATGGGCGGCATTCCATGTTTTTGATGACGTCTGGCCTTCGGTCCGTGCGGGACAAAGCCGTCACCTATTTCGAGGAAGCCATCAGCGAAGGCGATCAGACCTTCGACAAGCTATTCAAGGCGGTGAACGTCTTTGCCGCACAGATCCGCCGAGTGTCCGAAGAAGACGGAGACGCGCTCGATAAAGCCGGATTGGTTTTCAACCTGCACGCCTTGGTCGGGGGACAGCTGGAAAACGACCAGGAGCATAAACTTTACCTCATATATCCCCAAGGCAACTGGGTGGAGGTCAGCGAAGGCACCCCCTACTGCATCATCGGCGAGACTGGATATGGCAAACCGCTGCTAGATCGGGTGTTGAGATACAGCTCCAGCCTGGAGACCGCCATGAAAGTTGGCTTTCTGGCCTTCGATGCCACGCGGACCAGTTCAGCCAGCGTCGCATACCCCATCGATGTCGTCCTCTATCGGCACGGCACATTCGACATCATCGAGCATCGTTTCGGGAAAGACGACCTGGTTGAGATCTCCTCCTGGTGGCAATCACGCATTTGCGACTCAGTGGAAAAGCTGCCCTCGACCTGGGCGAATCGCCTGCTGGAGACCCTTCCGCAAGAAACCAGGCCTTCCGCCGCCGATCAAACGGGCACGGCAGCGCCGTAACTCGCCTCACCTGCCTCACACTCCACCAGAAGAATCTTCTTCCTGACGCGACCGTACCTGGTTGCCGAAGCAGCATCGGTTATTGTCGCAGTCTAGGGCAATCCGCGCGTGCAACCGAGGCATCGCTTGTTGGCTACGGAGAGCGATGGAAAGAGAGCGTTGAATGGATGGAGTGAGGAGCGGCGCGGAACGATAAAAAGAATGTCTTATGCGTGACCGGACTTGTGCGCGCGGTCTGCGATCTTTTTTCTGAGACGGGCCTTTTCAAGACTGATCTCGGCCTCTTTGACTTCCGATGGCAACCCGCCGGCTTTCAGGCGCTGCTCGGCTTTTTCGACCGCCGCTTGGGCACGAGTCACATCGATATCTTCGGCCTTCTCGGCAATCTCGGCCATCACCGTGACTTTCGTCGGTGTCACTTCCGCATAGCCCCAGAGGATGGCCATGTAGTTCGTTTGCTCGCCGATGCGATAGCGGAGTTCGCCAACGCGCAGCGTGGACAGAAAGTAGCAATGGCCAGGCAATACCCCGAACTCGCCTTCCGAGCCAGGCGCGATAACTTCATCCACCTGCTGACTCAGCAGCTGCTTCTCCGGAGTCACCACCTCTAACAAAATCTTCCCAGCCATACTCTTCCCTTTTCCACCCTCTCAACAAGCGGGAGAATCGATTCGTCCTCCACTGCGCGCATGCAACGAGGGTCTTCCGAGACCGCGCGTTGCGCGAGCAAGGAGGATGATCGGTGCGCCCGCTTTCTATACCTTTACACCCATCTTCTCGGCCTTCGCCACCGCTTCCTCGATCGGGCCGACCATGTAGAAGGCCTGTTCCGGGAGGTGATCGTACTTGCCTTCGAGGATTTCCTTGAAGCTGCGGACCGTGTCCTTCAACTTCACATACTTGCCTGGAGAACCGGTGAAAGCCTCGGCGACGTGGAACGGCTGCGAGAGGAACCGCTGAATCTTTCGCGCTCGGGCGACGGCCATCTTGTCGTCTTCGGACAATTCGTCCATGCCGAGAATCGCGATGATGTCTTGCAGGTCCTTGTACTTCTGAAGCACCGACTGAACCCCGCGCGCGACTTTGTAATGCTCTTCGCCAATAACTTGCGGATCGAGAATACGCGACGTGGAGTCCAACGGATCGACCGCCGGATAAATGCCCAGCTCGGCTAACTGGCGCGACAACACGGTCGTGGCATCCAAGTGAGCGAACGCGGTGGCCGGAGCCGGGTCGGTCAAGTCGTCGGCTGGCACATAGATGGCTTGCACCGATGTGATCGATCCGCGCTTGGTCGACGTGATGCGCTCTTGCAGTTGTCCCATTTCGGTCGACAGCGTCGGCTGATACCCGACGGCGGACGGCATGCGTCCGAGCAGCGCGGACACTTCGGACCCGGCTTGGGTGAAACGGAAAATGTTGTCGACGAACAGGAGCACGTCCTGGTTTTCTTCATCGCGGAAGAATTCCGCCACGGCCAAGCCGGTCAGCGCGACGCGAAGACGGGCTCCGGGCGGCTCGTTCATCTGCCCATAGACCAGCGCGGCTTTCGACTTCGTGAAATCGTCCGGGTCGATGACTTTCGACTCCTGCATTT
Proteins encoded in this region:
- a CDS encoding Alpha-E domain-containing protein (MaGe:77310986) codes for the protein MLSRVASSIYWLNRYIERAENYARFIEVNLNLSLDLPRGTAEQWEPLVATTGDHEVFAQRYGKATKEAVIEFLTADAANPNSIQACLVAARENARSVREIISTDMWEQVNRFHLMVKGAVSNGLTSQNLHSFLSDVKSASHLFLGSTDATMSHGEGWHFARLGRLLERADKTSRILDVKYFMLLPTVAEVGTPFDIIQWAALLKSASALDMYHKHFGRISPDGVARFLILDSTFPRAIRYCLIKSEDSLHAISGSEHRSYQNHADKRLGRLRAELDFGDVEESLADGLHEFLDHFQTQLNQVGNSIFDTFFAPRPIHSTLTGAETQ
- a CDS encoding Peptidase (MaGe:77310987); translation: MTFCLGMKVEDGLVGIADTRVTTGAECITAGKVSIHQHGRHSMFLMTSGLRSVRDKAVTYFEEAISEGDQTFDKLFKAVNVFAAQIRRVSEEDGDALDKAGLVFNLHALVGGQLENDQEHKLYLIYPQGNWVEVSEGTPYCIIGETGYGKPLLDRVLRYSSSLETAMKVGFLAFDATRTSSASVAYPIDVVLYRHGTFDIIEHRFGKDDLVEISSWWQSRICDSVEKLPSTWANRLLETLPQETRPSAADQTGTAAP
- a CDS encoding ATP synthase epsilon chain (MaGe:77310988); this encodes MAGKILLEVVTPEKQLLSQQVDEVIAPGSEGEFGVLPGHCYFLSTLRVGELRYRIGEQTNYMAILWGYAEVTPTKVTVMAEIAEKAEDIDVTRAQAAVEKAEQRLKAGGLPSEVKEAEISLEKARLRKKIADRAHKSGHA